The proteins below come from a single Parageobacillus thermoglucosidasius genomic window:
- a CDS encoding FixH family protein produces MKKVYAFLALLMPSLFLFAACAQEKNGEKPAILEVKIEAADHIELNKETTIACVVTYGEEKVDDADEVKFEIWKHGSEKHDMLKAKNEGSGKYSVTKTFTEPGTYSVVAHVTARNMHNMPKKDIIVGQEPEQQHENAENHHNDGHSGHSYAGLSITLQSKEYVANQSASLTAQIAHDGKPLTNATVRFEVWKNNGKHEFIDASEAQAGQYEAATTFQEKGTYSVKIHVEAKELHEHQLEQITVK; encoded by the coding sequence ATGAAAAAAGTTTATGCGTTTTTGGCATTGCTGATGCCGTCGTTGTTTTTATTCGCGGCTTGCGCCCAAGAAAAGAACGGAGAAAAGCCGGCGATATTGGAAGTGAAAATAGAAGCCGCCGATCATATTGAGTTAAACAAAGAAACAACGATAGCATGTGTCGTAACATACGGAGAGGAAAAAGTTGACGATGCCGATGAAGTAAAATTTGAAATTTGGAAACATGGAAGTGAAAAACATGATATGTTAAAGGCGAAGAATGAAGGAAGCGGCAAATATTCCGTCACTAAAACGTTTACAGAGCCGGGAACATATTCCGTCGTTGCGCATGTCACAGCGCGGAACATGCACAATATGCCGAAAAAAGATATTATCGTTGGTCAAGAGCCCGAACAGCAACATGAAAATGCTGAGAATCATCATAATGATGGACATAGCGGCCATTCTTACGCTGGCTTATCGATAACGCTGCAATCTAAAGAATATGTGGCTAATCAATCGGCAAGTTTGACGGCGCAGATTGCTCACGATGGAAAACCGTTGACAAACGCTACGGTTCGTTTTGAAGTGTGGAAAAATAACGGAAAGCATGAGTTTATTGATGCGAGCGAGGCACAAGCAGGCCAATATGAAGCGGCGACAACTTTCCAAGAAAAAGGAACATACTCGGTAAAAATCCACGTAGAGGCGAAAGAATTGCATGAGCACCAACTCGAACAAATTACAGTGAAATAA
- a CDS encoding YkvI family membrane protein — MTTEVWKKWSEAWQIAAVYVGTVVGAGFATGKEIVEFFTQYGAFGTIGVFISGGLFTWMGARMMVMARRIGAASYQQFNRYLFGNVMSPLVTVIMTAMIMGVVAVMIAGAGAVFEEQLGLPKQAGIMITLCLSFVVMLYDIKGLLSVNALIVPAMVLFSAVVLFKLLAMGKWGGEGWLTIDHSLKAFLAPLSYAAFNLTMAQPVLVPLAQEADDETTVQRGAMMGGLLLTGILLSSHFVLLSFPHVLSYDIPMAEVIRSFFSLFYWMYILVIYGEILTSIIGGVFGLQRQFRTMFSVSDSLFLIALFALLFAASLFRYSSLLSFLYPLFGYISFAFLLLLCMRKMPK, encoded by the coding sequence GTGACAACAGAAGTGTGGAAAAAATGGTCGGAAGCATGGCAAATTGCTGCTGTCTATGTCGGGACCGTCGTTGGCGCGGGATTTGCGACAGGAAAGGAAATCGTCGAGTTTTTCACCCAATACGGAGCTTTTGGCACGATAGGAGTGTTTATCAGCGGCGGCTTATTCACATGGATGGGAGCGCGAATGATGGTGATGGCGCGCAGAATTGGCGCGGCATCTTACCAGCAGTTTAATCGCTATTTATTTGGCAATGTTATGAGCCCGCTTGTGACAGTTATTATGACGGCAATGATTATGGGAGTGGTTGCGGTAATGATCGCGGGCGCAGGCGCGGTGTTTGAAGAACAGCTCGGGCTGCCAAAGCAGGCAGGGATCATGATAACGCTTTGCTTATCGTTCGTTGTGATGTTATACGATATAAAAGGTTTGTTAAGTGTTAATGCACTGATTGTTCCGGCCATGGTGCTGTTTAGCGCTGTCGTTCTTTTTAAGCTGCTGGCCATGGGAAAATGGGGCGGCGAAGGATGGCTGACAATCGATCATTCATTAAAGGCGTTTCTTGCCCCGCTTTCGTATGCCGCCTTTAATTTAACGATGGCGCAGCCTGTGCTTGTGCCATTAGCGCAGGAAGCCGATGATGAGACGACCGTGCAGCGCGGAGCAATGATGGGGGGATTGCTGCTCACAGGCATTTTATTGAGCAGCCACTTCGTTTTATTATCGTTCCCGCATGTATTGAGTTACGATATTCCAATGGCGGAAGTAATTCGTTCTTTTTTTTCCTTATTTTATTGGATGTATATTCTCGTCATTTACGGAGAAATTTTGACGTCTATTATTGGCGGCGTGTTTGGGCTGCAACGGCAATTTCGCACGATGTTTTCGGTTTCGGATAGCTTGTTTCTGATCGCTTTGTTCGCTTTATTGTTCGCGGCCAGTTTGTTTCGTTATAGTTCTCTGTTGTCGTTTTTATACCCGTTGTTTGGGTATATCAGCTTCGCCTTTCTTTTGTTGCTGTGTATGCGGAAAATGCCAAAATAG
- a CDS encoding methyl-accepting chemotaxis protein, which translates to MKHLIKRQRAKQALKKVVNVAEKLRQSLDINRPLEEQLERIRSFLDRELQQDEYFLIVDETGRAIIHTNRLREGRVFSDEVGQKAAKTTKPLLQVYERDTGEVLIDASCPLLTDFNGKRFNLRLGRLMHRPYLQTYFLFLSIVPAMLSFLITLLFSLSPLWTCAATIIASLIMSTLFYRSLVNELRHWYSVTRSVSSGNLQTEVHTARKRNEFHQIAYEINKMIFGIRAMITELAKAAKTVNQVSEQQQLETKRLSESFDEIAAAMETFREGTKQQTASVEQANHLVIQMVERVQKMQEEVERVVSHAKTALTSMDEGNRLIEETKQKMDTMQQEINKTTALIHAASQEAANAQNMISAIRTITKQTNLLALNASIEASRAGEAGKGFAVVAQEVRKLAEDTNDFAAKILSSLQTMTNVLHNAVQAVQENEQHVEKTKHSLWKTGETFALFHQMFSELNALLQQNQIHVEAVTGNGRNLQHLIGDINIIATDFTNMVQETTAGLEQQTAAIHELAKEADVLLASVQQLQQIVNRFH; encoded by the coding sequence ATGAAACATTTAATTAAACGGCAGCGGGCGAAGCAAGCATTAAAAAAAGTTGTCAATGTCGCTGAAAAACTGCGGCAGTCTCTTGACATAAACCGTCCGCTAGAGGAGCAATTGGAACGTATCCGTTCGTTCCTTGACCGCGAACTGCAGCAAGATGAATATTTTTTAATCGTTGATGAAACAGGGCGCGCCATCATTCATACGAATCGATTGCGCGAAGGCCGCGTTTTTTCCGATGAGGTGGGGCAAAAAGCCGCTAAAACAACGAAACCGCTTTTGCAAGTGTACGAACGCGATACTGGGGAGGTGCTCATCGACGCAAGCTGCCCTTTATTAACAGACTTTAATGGAAAGCGTTTTAATTTGCGATTGGGAAGATTAATGCACCGTCCTTATTTGCAAACTTACTTTTTATTTCTGTCTATTGTGCCTGCCATGCTCAGCTTTCTCATCACGCTGCTTTTTTCACTATCTCCGTTATGGACATGCGCTGCGACTATTATCGCCAGCTTGATCATGAGCACGCTTTTTTACCGGTCGCTTGTCAATGAACTGCGCCACTGGTATAGCGTCACTCGCTCCGTTTCATCTGGAAACCTTCAAACAGAAGTACATACTGCCCGAAAACGCAATGAATTTCATCAAATCGCATATGAAATAAACAAAATGATTTTCGGCATTCGCGCGATGATCACAGAGTTAGCGAAAGCCGCCAAAACGGTGAATCAAGTAAGTGAGCAACAGCAGCTGGAAACAAAACGGCTTTCAGAATCGTTTGATGAAATCGCCGCAGCAATGGAAACGTTCCGCGAAGGCACAAAACAGCAAACCGCATCGGTAGAACAAGCCAATCATTTAGTAATCCAGATGGTCGAACGGGTGCAAAAAATGCAAGAAGAAGTGGAACGTGTCGTTTCACATGCAAAAACTGCGCTCACATCGATGGACGAAGGAAACCGCCTCATTGAAGAAACAAAACAAAAAATGGATACAATGCAACAAGAAATAAACAAAACGACGGCATTAATCCACGCTGCATCGCAAGAAGCAGCCAACGCCCAAAACATGATTTCCGCCATCCGAACGATCACGAAACAAACAAATTTGCTCGCGTTAAACGCATCGATCGAAGCCTCGCGCGCGGGAGAAGCAGGAAAAGGCTTTGCCGTCGTCGCTCAAGAAGTCCGCAAGCTTGCTGAAGATACAAACGATTTTGCTGCAAAAATTTTATCTTCACTGCAGACGATGACAAACGTGCTGCATAACGCCGTCCAAGCCGTACAGGAAAACGAGCAGCATGTGGAAAAAACGAAACATTCGCTATGGAAAACGGGCGAAACATTCGCATTATTCCATCAAATGTTTTCTGAACTCAACGCGCTTTTGCAGCAAAATCAAATCCATGTCGAAGCGGTTACTGGCAATGGCCGAAACCTTCAGCATCTCATTGGCGATATTAACATCATCGCCACCGATTTCACAAATATGGTGCAAGAAACTACCGCCGGATTGGAACAGCAAACTGCCGCCATCCATGAACTGGCGAAAGAAGCGGATGTTTTGCTTGCTTCTGTTCAACAGCTTCAGCAAATTGTCAACCGGTTTCATTAA
- the queC gene encoding 7-cyano-7-deazaguanine synthase QueC: MGKKEKAVVVFSGGQDSTTCLFWALKQFDEVEAVTFDYGQRHRLEIEVAASIAKELGISHTVLDMSLLNQLAPNALTRSDIAIEQKDGQLPSTFVDGRNLLFLSFAAVLAKQKGARHLVTGVCETDFSGYPDCRDIFIKSLNVTLNLAMDYQFVIHTPLMWLTKAQTWKLADELGAFEFVRTKTLTCYNGIIADGCGECPACVLRRRGLEEYMKEKEGANQL; the protein is encoded by the coding sequence ATGGGGAAAAAGGAAAAAGCGGTAGTGGTTTTCAGCGGAGGTCAAGACAGCACGACATGTTTGTTTTGGGCGTTAAAACAATTTGACGAAGTTGAAGCGGTGACATTTGACTATGGTCAGCGCCATCGGCTTGAGATTGAAGTGGCGGCTTCGATTGCGAAGGAACTCGGTATTTCCCATACCGTTTTGGATATGTCACTATTAAATCAATTGGCACCAAATGCGCTTACGCGAAGCGATATCGCCATTGAGCAAAAAGACGGGCAATTGCCATCGACGTTTGTGGATGGGCGGAACTTATTGTTTTTGTCGTTCGCAGCGGTGCTCGCCAAGCAGAAAGGAGCCCGCCATCTCGTAACAGGCGTATGCGAAACAGATTTTAGCGGCTATCCGGATTGCCGGGATATATTTATCAAATCGCTAAATGTCACATTGAATTTGGCCATGGATTACCAATTTGTGATTCATACGCCATTGATGTGGCTTACGAAAGCGCAGACGTGGAAGCTCGCCGATGAGCTTGGCGCTTTTGAGTTTGTGCGCACGAAAACATTAACTTGTTATAACGGGATTATCGCTGACGGTTGCGGCGAGTGCCCGGCTTGTGTGTTGCGCAGACGGGGGCTCGAAGAATACATGAAAGAAAAGGAAGGGGCAAATCAATTATGA
- the queD gene encoding 6-carboxytetrahydropterin synthase QueD, with amino-acid sequence MIHQLYPQVFHNYQYELNKDMHIAAAHFIPHEKAGKCANMHGHIYTVNITVAGDELDDAGFLVNFQELKKLIHGKLDHTLMNEHQDWFNEQNSNDFPTSEVIARKIYETVQAHLDTLPNKPKCLQVFVRETPTSYVVYRPKAGK; translated from the coding sequence ATGATCCATCAGCTTTATCCGCAAGTATTTCACAACTACCAATACGAATTAAATAAGGATATGCATATTGCCGCAGCTCATTTTATTCCACATGAGAAAGCGGGAAAATGCGCGAACATGCATGGCCATATATACACTGTGAACATTACAGTGGCGGGCGATGAATTGGACGATGCGGGATTTTTAGTGAATTTTCAAGAGTTGAAAAAGCTGATTCATGGCAAACTGGATCATACATTAATGAACGAACATCAAGATTGGTTTAATGAGCAAAACAGCAACGATTTTCCGACAAGCGAAGTCATTGCCCGCAAAATTTATGAAACGGTGCAAGCGCATTTGGATACATTGCCGAACAAGCCAAAATGTCTGCAAGTGTTCGTGCGCGAAACGCCGACAAGCTACGTTGTTTATCGTCCGAAAGCGGGGAAATAA
- the queE gene encoding 7-carboxy-7-deazaguanine synthase QueE: protein MAKKIPVLEIFGPTIQGEGMVIGQKTMFVRTAGCDYSCRWCDSAFTWDGSAKGEIRQMTAGQIWERLCELGGDRFRHVTISGGNPVLIQALEELVLLLKNKGVRIAVETQGSRWQDWLYDIDDVTISPKPPSSGMETDFAVLDHIIGKLVGAGRASHVSLKVVVFDDDDFDYAKIIHKRYPEISFYLQAGNDDIMEKDVAALREKLLAKLDWLVEKVAQSNELNDVRVLPQLHALLWGNKRGV from the coding sequence ATGGCGAAAAAAATTCCCGTCCTTGAAATTTTCGGGCCGACCATTCAAGGCGAAGGCATGGTGATCGGGCAGAAAACGATGTTTGTCCGCACAGCCGGCTGCGATTATTCGTGCCGCTGGTGCGACTCTGCCTTTACATGGGACGGATCGGCAAAAGGAGAAATTCGGCAAATGACTGCCGGGCAAATTTGGGAACGCCTATGCGAACTTGGCGGCGACCGTTTCCGCCATGTTACGATATCGGGAGGGAATCCTGTTCTCATTCAAGCGCTTGAAGAGCTTGTTTTATTATTAAAAAATAAAGGCGTTCGCATTGCCGTCGAAACACAAGGAAGCCGCTGGCAAGATTGGCTATATGATATTGATGATGTCACGATTTCGCCAAAACCGCCAAGTTCCGGAATGGAGACGGATTTTGCGGTGCTTGATCACATCATCGGTAAGCTGGTCGGCGCGGGGCGCGCGTCCCATGTTAGCTTGAAAGTCGTCGTATTTGATGACGATGATTTTGACTATGCAAAAATAATCCACAAGCGTTACCCGGAGATTTCGTTTTATTTGCAAGCCGGGAATGACGATATAATGGAAAAAGATGTAGCGGCGCTGCGTGAAAAGTTGTTGGCGAAGCTGGACTGGTTGGTGGAAAAAGTGGCGCAATCAAACGAACTGAACGATGTGCGCGTTTTGCCGCAGCTGCACGCGCTGTTGTGGGGAAACAAGCGCGGCGTATAA
- the queF gene encoding preQ(1) synthase, producing MAGRREEELKNLTLLGNQGTKYLFEYSPEVLEVFENKHPDRDYFVKFNCPEFTTLCPKTGQPDFATIYISYIPDKKCVESKSLKLYLFSFRNHGDFHEDCVNIIMNDLIKVMEPRYIEVWGKFTPRGGISIDPYCNWGRPGTKYEKMAEYRLMNHDLYPEKVDNR from the coding sequence ATGGCAGGAAGAAGAGAGGAAGAATTAAAAAATCTTACATTGCTTGGCAACCAAGGAACAAAATATTTGTTTGAATACAGCCCGGAAGTGTTGGAAGTGTTTGAGAATAAACATCCGGACCGCGATTATTTCGTGAAATTCAATTGCCCGGAGTTTACGACGTTATGTCCGAAAACTGGGCAGCCGGACTTTGCGACGATTTACATTAGCTACATTCCTGATAAAAAATGCGTCGAGAGCAAATCGCTAAAATTGTATTTATTCAGTTTTCGCAACCATGGAGATTTTCATGAGGACTGTGTCAACATTATTATGAATGATTTAATTAAAGTAATGGAGCCGCGTTACATTGAAGTGTGGGGAAAATTCACACCACGCGGCGGCATTTCGATTGACCCGTATTGCAATTGGGGGCGCCCGGGGACGAAGTATGAGAAAATGGCGGAATACCGTTTAATGAACCATGATTTGTATCCTGAAAAAGTGGATAACCGTTAA
- a CDS encoding oxidoreductase, producing the protein MVSRKALLIGASGLVGSELLTLLLESDIYKQVTILVRRPLPIHHEKLQQVVIDFNELESYERYFRVDDVFSCLGTTRKKAKTRQQFIQVDYEYTLRAAVLAEKCRVKSFLTVSALGANPRSFFFYYRVKGETEEALQRLSLPSLHIFRPSLLLGKRQEFRFGEKMAGWLLGRLPFLFVGKWEKYKPVEAKQLAFAMFCAAASCQNGTHIYESDQVASIS; encoded by the coding sequence TTGGTGTCCAGGAAGGCGCTGTTAATCGGGGCGAGCGGGCTTGTTGGCAGCGAATTGCTAACATTGTTGTTGGAATCAGATATATATAAACAAGTAACCATTTTAGTCCGGCGCCCATTGCCTATTCATCACGAGAAACTCCAGCAAGTGGTGATCGATTTCAATGAATTAGAATCATATGAACGGTATTTCCGCGTCGATGATGTGTTTTCCTGCCTTGGAACAACGCGGAAAAAGGCAAAAACAAGGCAGCAGTTTATCCAAGTGGACTATGAATATACGTTGCGTGCGGCGGTGCTGGCGGAAAAATGCCGTGTTAAAAGCTTTTTAACCGTTTCTGCTCTCGGAGCCAACCCGCGCTCTTTTTTCTTTTATTATCGAGTGAAAGGGGAAACCGAAGAAGCGCTGCAAAGGCTTTCGCTTCCGTCATTGCACATTTTCCGTCCTTCGCTTCTTCTTGGAAAGCGGCAAGAATTTCGCTTTGGAGAAAAAATGGCGGGCTGGCTGCTTGGCCGTCTTCCGTTTTTGTTTGTTGGCAAATGGGAAAAATACAAGCCGGTGGAAGCGAAACAGCTTGCTTTTGCCATGTTTTGCGCTGCGGCTTCTTGCCAAAACGGCACCCATATATATGAATCGGATCAAGTAGCCAGCATTTCCTAG
- a CDS encoding YkvS family protein, with amino-acid sequence MKKAKVGDIIEFKNGLRGIVEKVNENSVIVDLTYMENYRELDLQERTVVNHKNYKIIK; translated from the coding sequence ATGAAAAAAGCAAAAGTTGGCGACATTATCGAATTTAAAAACGGATTGCGCGGAATTGTGGAAAAAGTCAATGAAAATTCTGTCATCGTTGATTTAACGTATATGGAAAATTACAGAGAGCTGGATTTGCAAGAACGCACCGTCGTCAATCATAAAAATTACAAAATCATTAAATAG
- a CDS encoding SDR family NAD(P)-dependent oxidoreductase has product MKFSQKVVVVTGGANGIGKSIATMFAEKGANVVIADIAEEAGKKLVLALKEKGLEARFIPTDVRKVDEIERLMSATFEMYGSLHYLINNAGVSRWKSPYELTVEEWDDVLHTNLRSVFFGSREAAKYMRKNETGGAIVNIASTRALMSEPHSEAYAASKGGILSLTHALAVSFAGDCIRVNAISPGWIETGDYGQLREIDHAQHPAQRVGKPEDIARACLYLCDDENDFITGTNIVIDGGMTRKMIYAE; this is encoded by the coding sequence ATGAAGTTTTCACAAAAAGTGGTTGTCGTAACCGGCGGAGCAAATGGCATTGGAAAGTCGATTGCTACGATGTTTGCGGAAAAAGGAGCGAATGTGGTGATTGCCGATATTGCTGAAGAAGCGGGGAAGAAACTTGTTCTGGCGTTAAAAGAAAAAGGATTAGAGGCGCGCTTTATTCCGACTGATGTTCGGAAAGTCGATGAAATAGAGCGCCTGATGAGCGCAACGTTTGAAATGTATGGCAGTTTGCATTATTTAATTAACAATGCGGGTGTGTCAAGATGGAAATCTCCATATGAGTTAACGGTGGAAGAGTGGGACGATGTGCTTCACACCAACTTACGGAGCGTCTTTTTTGGATCGCGCGAAGCAGCGAAGTATATGCGGAAAAATGAAACAGGCGGAGCGATTGTCAATATCGCGTCAACAAGGGCGCTCATGTCGGAGCCTCACTCGGAAGCATACGCCGCTTCTAAAGGAGGAATTTTGTCATTGACTCATGCGTTAGCTGTGTCGTTTGCCGGTGATTGTATTCGCGTGAACGCAATCAGCCCGGGATGGATCGAAACGGGGGATTATGGCCAATTGCGGGAAATTGACCATGCACAGCATCCAGCGCAGCGTGTCGGCAAGCCGGAAGATATCGCGCGCGCTTGTCTGTATTTGTGCGATGATGAAAATGATTTTATCACTGGGACAAACATTGTCATTGATGGCGGAATGACGAGAAAGATGATTTACGCCGAGTAG
- a CDS encoding YueH family protein yields MKIRKAALLDERTPTNVYIYENKKEEYIVVAIPDLEWSFLIRYDEETETLKERLASSLKKAAPQEHVETLVNKLLYWVHEM; encoded by the coding sequence ATGAAAATCCGGAAAGCGGCATTATTGGATGAACGGACGCCAACCAATGTTTACATTTATGAAAATAAAAAAGAAGAATATATTGTTGTAGCTATTCCCGATCTTGAGTGGTCGTTTTTGATCCGTTACGATGAGGAAACGGAAACGCTTAAAGAACGATTGGCATCATCATTGAAGAAAGCAGCTCCGCAAGAGCATGTCGAAACGCTTGTTAATAAATTGTTATACTGGGTGCACGAAATGTAG
- a CDS encoding nitroreductase family protein, with translation MANTTSTSAKDFFAVIHERQSVRKYDPNVSISKEELRDIIEMTEKAPSAWNLQHWHFVIIHGKEAQQRLYPIANYQQQVVDASAVIAVLGDLEAHKNTDAVYDPLVKEGAMSQEIKERITQQIEAAYQNKQYARDAAFSNASLAAMQLMLVATAKGWATCPIGGFNAEQFQQEFHIPDRYIPVMLITIGKSIAPARRTTRLPVETVTTWVER, from the coding sequence ATGGCAAACACTACTTCCACATCCGCAAAAGACTTTTTTGCTGTCATTCACGAGCGGCAATCTGTGCGAAAATACGACCCAAATGTTTCCATTAGCAAAGAAGAACTGCGCGACATCATTGAAATGACAGAAAAAGCGCCGTCAGCATGGAACCTGCAACATTGGCATTTTGTCATCATTCATGGAAAAGAAGCGCAACAGCGCCTTTACCCAATCGCCAATTATCAACAACAAGTTGTCGATGCTTCCGCCGTCATTGCTGTATTAGGCGATTTAGAAGCGCATAAAAATACGGACGCGGTATATGATCCATTAGTAAAAGAAGGAGCAATGTCACAAGAAATAAAAGAAAGAATCACACAGCAAATCGAAGCAGCATACCAAAATAAACAATATGCCCGTGATGCAGCATTTAGCAACGCCTCGCTCGCCGCTATGCAGCTTATGCTAGTAGCTACGGCAAAAGGATGGGCGACATGCCCAATCGGCGGTTTCAATGCTGAACAATTTCAACAAGAATTTCATATTCCTGACCGCTATATCCCGGTTATGCTCATTACAATCGGCAAAAGCATCGCACCTGCCCGCCGTACGACACGGTTGCCTGTAGAAACCGTCACCACATGGGTAGAACGATAA